One Curtobacterium herbarum genomic window carries:
- a CDS encoding DUF3090 domain-containing protein, whose protein sequence is MPPIVHGFDWPDRLVVGTIGRPGERSFYIQARDGRRVVSVAIEKEQSAVLADKIDELLDEVATVEDNRFSVPDAAPTELRDGDPLDQPVEPEFRAGALSLGFDPATAQVVIEAYPIEDDVEVFTEPTGDGDEVEAVVELSEPSELLQVKIPVGSARAFVERTREVIAAGRPNPPELPELG, encoded by the coding sequence ATGCCCCCCATCGTCCACGGCTTCGACTGGCCGGACAGACTCGTCGTCGGAACGATCGGACGCCCGGGCGAGCGGTCGTTCTACATCCAGGCCCGTGACGGCCGCCGTGTCGTCAGCGTCGCCATCGAGAAGGAACAGTCGGCCGTCCTCGCCGACAAGATCGACGAGCTCCTCGACGAGGTCGCCACGGTCGAGGACAACCGCTTCAGCGTCCCGGACGCCGCACCCACCGAGCTGCGCGACGGCGACCCCCTCGACCAGCCCGTCGAGCCCGAGTTCCGCGCCGGCGCCCTGAGCCTGGGCTTCGACCCGGCCACCGCGCAGGTCGTCATCGAGGCGTACCCGATCGAGGACGACGTCGAGGTGTTCACCGAACCGACCGGTGACGGCGACGAGGTCGAAGCGGTCGTCGAGCTGTCCGAGCCGAGCGAACTGCTGCAGGTGAAGATCCCGGTCGGCAGCGCCCGCGCCTTCGTCGAGCGCACGCGGGAGGTCATCGCCGCCGGCCGACCGAACCCGCCCGAGCTCCCCGAGCTCGGATGA
- a CDS encoding SCO1664 family protein, producing MTLGPDAAGAAVPSAPGELRITGRIREASNATFLARLDGENVVYKPIEGEKPLWDFPDGTLAGREVSAYLVSQALGWDVVPETWIGDGPFGPGMVQRWQDVDPEQDAVDLVPADDAAAAVAEGTVREVLDAVDENDQAVTLVHEDSVALRRMAVFDVVTNNADRKGGHVLAMADGHRYGVDHGLTFHVEHKLRTVLWGWIGEPLSEDELAGLQRLSEALRGELGETLREHLTDDELSALRGRCAALAAVATFPPPDGYGPAVPWPVF from the coding sequence ATGACGCTCGGCCCTGACGCCGCCGGCGCCGCGGTGCCGAGCGCCCCGGGCGAGCTCCGGATCACCGGACGCATCCGCGAGGCCTCGAACGCCACGTTCCTCGCCCGGCTCGACGGCGAGAACGTCGTCTACAAGCCGATCGAGGGCGAGAAGCCGCTGTGGGACTTCCCCGACGGCACCCTCGCCGGGCGTGAGGTCTCCGCCTACCTGGTGTCCCAGGCGCTCGGGTGGGACGTCGTGCCCGAGACCTGGATCGGCGACGGCCCCTTCGGCCCCGGCATGGTGCAGCGGTGGCAGGACGTCGACCCCGAGCAGGACGCCGTCGACCTGGTCCCCGCCGATGACGCCGCCGCCGCGGTCGCCGAGGGCACCGTCCGCGAGGTGCTCGACGCCGTGGACGAGAACGACCAGGCCGTGACCCTGGTGCACGAGGACTCGGTCGCCCTCCGGCGGATGGCGGTCTTCGACGTCGTCACGAACAACGCCGACCGCAAGGGCGGACACGTCCTGGCGATGGCCGACGGGCACCGGTACGGCGTCGACCACGGCCTGACCTTCCACGTCGAGCACAAACTCCGGACCGTGCTCTGGGGCTGGATCGGCGAACCGCTCAGCGAGGACGAACTGGCCGGACTCCAGCGACTGTCCGAGGCGCTGCGTGGGGAGCTCGGCGAGACCCTGCGCGAGCACCTCACCGACGACGAGCTGTCGGCGCTCCGCGGGCGCTGTGCCGCGCTGGCCGCGGTCGCGACGTTCCCGCCGCCGGACGGCTACGGGCCGGCCGTGCCGTGGCCGGTCTTCTGA
- a CDS encoding vWA domain-containing protein — MASRPNRRLSRDSRYGKYDGGPDPLAAPADLSEALDAIGQDVMAGTSPERAMREFLRRGGRSQRGLDDLARLVAEKRRELTSKNNLDGTLQEIKQLLDEAVLAERGQLARDTAMDDGDRALAELQLDSLPASPAAAVSELNGYDWKSPTARQKYDQIKDLLGREMLDQRFAGMKQALENATDDDRAAVAQMMQDLNELLDAHRRGEDSQEQFDEFMAKHGDQFPSNPQNVDELLDDLAARAAAAQRMRNSMTQEQRDELDALAEQAFGSPALMGALSQLDENLRALRPGEDWGGSEGMDGEQGLGLGDGTGVFQDIADLDALADQLAQVGPGSELDDLDLDALAQQLGDQAAVDARTLQQLEKALRNSGAMQRGSDGQLRLTPKAMRQLGKSLLKDVAERMSGRQGARDLRRAGAAGDRSGSTRPWEFGDTEPWDVTRSITNALTRTAGDGPRTGAGVRLQIEDVEVQETEARTQAVVALLVDTSFSMAMEDRWVPMKRTALALHTLISTRFRGDDLQLIAFGREAEVMDVEQLVGLDAMWDKGTNLHHALLLANRHFRKHPNAQPVLLIVTDGEPTSHLEPNGQVYFSYPPDPVTIALSVRELENAHRLGAKTTFFRLGDDPGLARFVDGMARRVEGTVTAPENDDLGVAVVGSYLGARRGSGSAFGGGPGDDGLWGSAFTRFG, encoded by the coding sequence GTGGCTAGCCGCCCGAACCGTCGACTGAGCCGCGACAGCCGGTACGGCAAGTACGACGGCGGCCCGGACCCCCTCGCCGCCCCCGCCGACCTGTCCGAGGCGCTCGACGCCATCGGGCAGGACGTGATGGCCGGCACGTCGCCCGAGCGTGCGATGCGGGAGTTCCTCCGCCGCGGTGGACGGTCGCAGCGCGGGCTCGACGACCTCGCCCGACTCGTCGCCGAGAAACGCCGCGAGCTGACGAGCAAGAACAACCTCGACGGCACCCTGCAGGAGATCAAGCAGCTCCTCGACGAGGCCGTCCTGGCCGAACGCGGGCAGCTCGCCCGCGACACGGCGATGGACGACGGCGACCGGGCACTGGCCGAACTGCAGCTCGACAGCCTGCCCGCCTCGCCCGCCGCCGCGGTCAGCGAGCTGAACGGCTACGACTGGAAGAGCCCGACGGCCCGCCAGAAGTACGACCAGATCAAGGACCTGCTCGGCCGCGAGATGCTCGACCAGCGGTTCGCGGGCATGAAGCAGGCGCTCGAGAACGCCACCGACGACGACCGAGCCGCGGTCGCGCAGATGATGCAGGACCTCAACGAGCTGCTCGACGCCCACCGTCGGGGCGAGGACAGCCAGGAACAGTTCGACGAGTTCATGGCGAAGCACGGGGACCAGTTCCCGTCGAACCCGCAGAACGTCGACGAACTGCTCGACGACCTCGCGGCCCGTGCCGCCGCGGCCCAGCGGATGCGGAACTCGATGACGCAGGAGCAGCGGGACGAACTCGATGCCCTGGCCGAGCAGGCGTTCGGCTCCCCCGCGCTGATGGGGGCGCTGTCCCAGCTCGACGAGAACCTCCGAGCCCTCCGTCCCGGCGAGGACTGGGGCGGCTCCGAGGGCATGGACGGTGAGCAGGGACTCGGGCTCGGCGACGGCACCGGGGTCTTCCAGGACATCGCGGACCTCGACGCCCTGGCCGACCAGCTCGCCCAGGTCGGCCCCGGGTCCGAGCTCGACGACCTGGACCTCGACGCCCTGGCGCAACAGCTCGGCGACCAGGCGGCCGTCGATGCCCGGACCCTGCAGCAGCTCGAGAAGGCACTGCGGAACTCGGGTGCGATGCAGCGCGGCAGCGACGGGCAGCTCCGACTGACCCCGAAGGCGATGCGGCAGCTCGGCAAGAGCCTGCTCAAGGACGTCGCCGAGCGGATGTCGGGTCGGCAGGGTGCGCGGGACCTCCGCCGTGCCGGTGCGGCCGGGGACCGCTCCGGGTCGACCCGTCCGTGGGAGTTCGGCGACACCGAGCCCTGGGACGTCACGCGCTCGATCACGAACGCGCTGACCCGGACCGCCGGGGACGGCCCACGGACCGGAGCCGGCGTGCGGCTGCAGATCGAGGACGTCGAGGTGCAGGAGACCGAGGCCCGCACCCAGGCCGTCGTCGCACTGCTCGTCGACACGTCGTTCTCGATGGCGATGGAGGACCGCTGGGTCCCGATGAAGCGCACGGCCCTGGCGCTGCACACACTCATCTCGACACGGTTCCGTGGCGACGACCTGCAGCTCATCGCGTTCGGTCGCGAGGCCGAGGTGATGGACGTCGAGCAGCTCGTCGGCCTCGACGCCATGTGGGACAAGGGCACGAACCTGCACCACGCCCTGCTCCTGGCGAACCGGCACTTCCGGAAGCACCCGAACGCCCAACCGGTGCTGCTCATCGTCACCGACGGCGAGCCGACGTCGCACCTCGAGCCGAACGGGCAGGTGTACTTCAGCTACCCGCCGGACCCGGTGACGATCGCGCTGAGCGTCCGAGAGCTCGAGAACGCCCACCGCCTGGGCGCGAAGACGACGTTCTTCCGGCTCGGTGACGACCCGGGCCTCGCCCGCTTCGTGGACGGCATGGCCCGCCGCGTCGAGGGCACGGTCACGGCGCCGGAGAACGACGACCTCGGGGTCGCGGTGGTCGGCTCGTACCTCGGTGCTCGACGCGGTTCCGGGTCCGCCTTCGGCGGCGGCCCCGGTGACGACGGCCTGTGGGGCAGCGCCTTCACCCGCTTCGGCTGA
- a CDS encoding AAA family ATPase has product MPSVGGRTVAPVNRPATSTVGELRAAGHVQKSVRAEIRDNLLTALREGRDPWPGLHGFQTTVIPQLERALIAGHDVVLLGERGQGKTRLLRTLNGLMDEWTPVITGSELGEHPYEPITTASIRRAEELGDALPISWVHRDDRYVEKLATPDTSVADLIGDVDPMKVAEGRSLGDPETIHFGLIPRGHRGIVAINELPDLAERIQVAMLNVMEERDVQIRGYVLRLPLDVLVVASANPEDYTNRGRIITPLKDRFGAEIRTHYPIELADEIAVIRQEAQLTAEVPDALVEILARFTRALRESSAVDQRSGVSARFSIAGAETVSAAAVHRAARQGESDAVARPIDLETAVDVLGGKIEFESGEEDRADEVLEHLLRTATAETVRARFRGLDFGVLVDALEGGTMVTTGEQVSARDFLAGLPSLGESDLYDQVCERLDATSDGERAGAIELALEGLFLARRISKESGGGEAAYGM; this is encoded by the coding sequence ATGCCGTCGGTGGGCGGGCGTACCGTGGCGCCCGTGAACCGACCTGCAACCTCCACGGTCGGCGAGCTCCGCGCTGCTGGGCACGTCCAGAAGTCGGTCCGCGCCGAGATCCGCGACAACCTGCTCACCGCCCTCCGCGAGGGCCGCGACCCCTGGCCCGGCCTGCACGGCTTCCAGACCACCGTCATCCCGCAGCTCGAACGTGCCCTGATCGCCGGGCACGACGTCGTCCTGCTCGGTGAGCGCGGCCAGGGCAAGACCCGACTGCTCCGCACCCTGAACGGTCTGATGGACGAGTGGACGCCGGTCATCACCGGCTCCGAACTCGGCGAGCACCCCTACGAACCGATCACCACGGCGAGCATCCGCCGGGCCGAGGAGCTCGGCGACGCGCTGCCGATCTCGTGGGTGCACCGCGACGACCGCTACGTCGAGAAGCTCGCGACGCCGGACACGTCCGTCGCGGACCTGATCGGTGACGTCGACCCGATGAAGGTCGCCGAAGGCCGCAGCCTGGGTGACCCGGAGACCATCCACTTCGGCCTGATCCCCCGCGGCCACCGGGGCATCGTCGCGATCAACGAACTGCCCGACCTGGCCGAACGCATCCAGGTCGCGATGCTCAACGTGATGGAGGAGCGCGACGTCCAGATCCGCGGCTACGTGCTGCGTCTGCCGCTCGACGTGCTCGTCGTCGCGAGTGCGAACCCCGAGGACTACACGAACCGCGGCCGGATCATCACCCCGCTGAAGGACCGCTTCGGCGCCGAGATCCGCACGCACTACCCGATCGAGCTCGCGGACGAGATCGCCGTCATCCGGCAAGAGGCGCAGTTGACGGCCGAGGTGCCCGACGCCCTCGTCGAGATCCTGGCCCGCTTCACCCGTGCGCTCCGCGAGTCGAGCGCCGTCGACCAGCGCAGTGGTGTCAGCGCCCGCTTCTCGATCGCCGGCGCCGAGACGGTGTCCGCCGCCGCCGTGCACCGCGCCGCCCGCCAGGGTGAGTCCGACGCCGTCGCCCGGCCGATCGACCTCGAGACCGCGGTCGACGTCCTCGGCGGCAAGATCGAGTTCGAGTCGGGTGAAGAGGACCGCGCAGACGAGGTGCTCGAGCACCTGCTCCGGACCGCGACGGCCGAGACCGTCCGCGCGCGCTTCCGCGGGCTGGACTTCGGGGTGCTCGTCGACGCGCTCGAGGGCGGCACCATGGTCACGACGGGCGAACAGGTCAGCGCGCGGGACTTCCTCGCCGGGCTGCCGTCGCTCGGCGAGTCCGACCTGTACGACCAGGTCTGCGAACGCCTCGACGCGACGTCCGACGGCGAGCGTGCGGGCGCGATCGAACTCGCACTCGAGGGGCTGTTCCTCGCCCGCCGCATCAGCAAGGAGTCCGGCGGGGGCGAAGCAGCGTATGGGATGTGA
- a CDS encoding cobalamin-independent methionine synthase II family protein: protein MPLQNSTDRILTTHTGSLPRTPELTALLVARDQGKPFDEQALREETAAVLARTVDAQLDAGIDIVNDGEVPRVGFSTYIRERLSGFGGTGHRKPTLDSVKFPEYAAFQARQIDEGAEFARVWDTPVAQGLLQYDEERAGIREDLDGFTRELDRNAAAGRTPAGTFLSAATPGIVATTLLLDDANPHYADHREYVFALAEQLRVEYEEIVARGHVLQLDAPDLAMERVIHFGDASLDEFLAAVDLHVDALNHALRNIPKEQTRLHVCYGNWQGPHQDDVPVDVLLPHLYRAEVGSFSIPFGNPRHAHEFPAFRDLPLPDGAVLVPGVIDVTTNYLEHPQLVANRIVEAAEAVGDPTRIVAGTDCGLATFASYEFVASDVAWAKLGVLVEGAEIASRRLFG from the coding sequence GTGCCGCTGCAGAACTCGACCGACCGCATCCTCACGACCCACACGGGGTCGCTCCCCCGGACGCCGGAGCTGACCGCGCTCCTGGTCGCCCGCGACCAGGGCAAGCCCTTCGACGAGCAGGCGCTCCGCGAGGAGACCGCCGCGGTCCTCGCGCGCACCGTCGACGCGCAGCTCGACGCCGGGATCGACATCGTCAACGACGGCGAGGTCCCCCGCGTCGGCTTCTCGACCTACATCCGCGAGCGCCTGTCGGGGTTCGGCGGGACGGGCCACCGCAAGCCGACGCTCGACTCGGTGAAGTTCCCGGAGTACGCGGCGTTCCAGGCCCGACAGATCGACGAGGGCGCCGAGTTCGCCCGCGTCTGGGACACGCCGGTGGCCCAGGGACTGCTGCAGTACGACGAGGAACGCGCCGGCATCCGCGAGGACCTCGACGGCTTCACCCGCGAGCTCGACCGGAACGCCGCTGCCGGACGCACCCCGGCCGGCACGTTCCTCTCGGCGGCGACGCCCGGGATCGTCGCGACCACGCTGCTGCTCGACGACGCGAACCCGCACTACGCCGACCACCGCGAGTACGTCTTCGCCCTCGCCGAGCAGCTCCGCGTCGAGTACGAGGAGATCGTCGCCCGCGGGCACGTCCTGCAGCTCGACGCCCCGGACCTGGCGATGGAACGTGTGATCCACTTCGGCGACGCCTCGCTCGACGAGTTCCTGGCGGCGGTCGACCTGCACGTCGACGCCCTCAACCATGCGCTGCGGAACATCCCGAAGGAGCAGACCCGGCTGCACGTCTGCTACGGCAACTGGCAGGGTCCGCACCAGGACGACGTGCCGGTCGACGTGCTGCTGCCGCACCTGTACCGGGCCGAGGTCGGGTCGTTCAGCATCCCGTTCGGCAACCCGCGGCACGCGCACGAGTTCCCGGCGTTCCGCGACCTGCCGCTGCCGGACGGCGCGGTCCTGGTGCCCGGGGTCATCGACGTGACGACGAACTACCTGGAGCACCCGCAGCTCGTCGCGAACCGCATCGTCGAGGCGGCGGAGGCCGTGGGCGACCCGACGCGCATCGTCGCGGGCACGGACTGCGGGCTCGCCACCTTCGCCAGCTACGAGTTCGTGGCGTCCGACGTCGCGTGGGCGAAGCTCGGCGTGCTCGTCGAGGGCGCCGAGATCGCGTCCCGCCGCCTGTTCGGGTAG
- a CDS encoding MFS transporter, which translates to MASASGTRDGSVTSLVPARMDRLPWTRFHWSVVVGLGVSWILDGLEIQIVSNAGFKADLGLSNQDVASLGSIYLVGQVVGALVFGRLSDKLGRRKLFILTLAIYLIGSGVAGLAQDFWFLAVFRFVAGLGIGGEYAAINSAIDELIPAKYRGHVDIAINGTYWGGAALGAAANIYLLDTANFSESIGWRIGFFLGPVLGIAIIFLRRHIPESPRWLMTHGKEQEAEDTVARIEAEVEKESGTKLEPVPQSKALTVTPMDNVGFLTIARVLLKQYPTRTLVGATMMITQAFLYNAIFFTYALVLTNFFGLKTAETSIYFFPFAIGNLLGPIILGRFFDTWGRRQMIFLTYLVSGLVLATSAFLFRADAISAGVQVVFWCISFFFASAGASSAYLTVSEIFPLELRSQAISYFFALAQVFGAVAPLIYGAFIGDGSDREPLFWGYLLGSAVMIIGGVVALVFGVDAARKGLEDITQPLSVLTGKDSAEGKRNS; encoded by the coding sequence ATGGCGAGCGCCAGCGGAACGCGAGACGGATCGGTGACGAGCCTGGTCCCGGCGAGGATGGACCGACTGCCGTGGACCCGGTTCCACTGGAGCGTCGTGGTCGGCCTGGGGGTGTCCTGGATCCTCGACGGCCTCGAGATCCAGATCGTGTCGAACGCCGGGTTCAAGGCGGACCTGGGCCTGAGCAACCAGGACGTGGCGTCCCTCGGCAGCATCTACCTGGTCGGCCAGGTCGTCGGCGCCCTCGTCTTCGGGCGGTTGTCCGACAAGTTGGGTCGCCGCAAGCTGTTCATCCTGACGCTCGCGATCTACCTGATCGGCTCCGGCGTCGCGGGCCTGGCGCAGGACTTCTGGTTCCTGGCGGTGTTCCGCTTCGTCGCCGGTCTCGGCATCGGCGGTGAGTACGCCGCGATCAACTCCGCGATCGACGAACTGATCCCGGCGAAGTACCGCGGGCACGTCGACATCGCGATCAACGGCACCTACTGGGGCGGTGCGGCACTCGGCGCGGCGGCGAACATCTACCTGCTCGACACGGCGAACTTCTCGGAGAGCATCGGGTGGCGCATCGGGTTCTTCCTCGGCCCGGTGCTCGGGATCGCGATCATCTTCCTGCGTCGGCACATCCCGGAGAGTCCGCGGTGGCTGATGACGCACGGCAAGGAGCAGGAGGCCGAGGACACCGTCGCCCGGATCGAGGCGGAGGTCGAGAAGGAGTCCGGCACGAAGCTCGAGCCCGTGCCGCAGTCCAAGGCGCTGACGGTCACCCCGATGGACAACGTCGGGTTCCTGACGATCGCCCGCGTGCTGCTCAAGCAGTACCCGACCCGCACACTGGTCGGCGCGACGATGATGATCACGCAGGCGTTCCTCTACAACGCGATCTTCTTCACCTACGCGCTGGTCCTGACGAACTTCTTCGGGCTGAAGACCGCTGAGACGTCGATCTACTTCTTCCCGTTCGCGATCGGCAACCTGCTCGGCCCGATCATCCTCGGCCGCTTCTTCGACACCTGGGGTCGGCGGCAGATGATCTTCCTGACGTACCTGGTGTCCGGGCTCGTCCTCGCGACCTCGGCGTTCCTGTTCCGGGCGGACGCGATCAGCGCCGGTGTCCAGGTCGTGTTCTGGTGCATCTCGTTCTTCTTCGCGTCGGCCGGTGCCTCGAGCGCCTACCTGACCGTGAGCGAGATCTTCCCGCTCGAGCTGCGGTCGCAGGCGATCTCGTACTTCTTCGCCCTGGCCCAGGTCTTCGGTGCCGTCGCCCCGCTCATCTACGGCGCGTTCATCGGCGACGGCTCGGACCGTGAACCGCTCTTCTGGGGGTACCTGCTGGGGTCGGCGGTGATGATCATCGGCGGGGTGGTCGCGTTGGTCTTCGGGGTCGATGCCGCCCGGAAGGGGCTCGAGGACATCACGCAGCCCCTGTCGGTGCTCACCGGCAAGGACAGCGCGGAGGGCAAGCGAAACTCCTGA
- a CDS encoding GntR family transcriptional regulator, with product MTEPLRVDSDVPSSAASAPGAPTAAGAGDPLGVPRNLLRDAVFERMLRNILRGHYRRGQRLRLDALADDMRVSRTPVREALVPLEALRLVIVQRYVGVVIAPWTVGQMVERTRIAQSMLVDPPTSCARADEPFDPSVLRDCLSEAGAFVELAVWVLRRSGAPVSADWLRSQQTVLDVFHTDDIARANGIDVAADWTRRMQVVKAARNAALADDVALCAVRLTELSELLIALPERFRSAETA from the coding sequence ATGACCGAACCCCTGCGTGTCGACAGCGACGTGCCCAGCAGTGCTGCCAGCGCTCCGGGCGCCCCGACTGCTGCCGGTGCCGGCGACCCGCTCGGCGTGCCGCGGAACCTGCTGCGCGACGCGGTGTTCGAGCGGATGCTGCGCAACATCCTGCGTGGCCACTACCGCCGTGGGCAGCGTCTGCGACTCGACGCCCTGGCCGACGACATGCGGGTGTCCCGGACGCCGGTGCGCGAAGCCCTCGTCCCGCTCGAAGCCCTGCGGCTGGTCATCGTCCAGCGCTACGTCGGCGTCGTGATCGCCCCGTGGACGGTCGGGCAGATGGTCGAGCGCACCCGGATCGCGCAGTCGATGCTCGTCGATCCGCCGACCAGCTGCGCGCGGGCCGACGAGCCGTTCGACCCGTCCGTCCTGCGCGACTGCCTGTCCGAGGCCGGCGCGTTCGTCGAGCTCGCCGTCTGGGTGCTCCGGCGCTCGGGAGCCCCGGTCAGTGCGGACTGGCTGCGGTCACAGCAGACGGTGCTCGACGTCTTCCACACCGATGACATCGCCCGGGCGAACGGCATCGACGTCGCGGCGGACTGGACCCGGCGCATGCAGGTCGTCAAGGCCGCACGGAACGCCGCGCTCGCGGACGACGTCGCCCTGTGCGCCGTGCGGCTGACCGAGCTGTCCGAGCTGCTCATCGCGCTGCCCGAGCGGTTCCGCAGCGCCGAGACGGCCTGA
- a CDS encoding glycosyl hydrolase family 18 protein encodes MTSAAATVAVAALLLAGCSADRNADGKDDGNGAGSGIEGYVEPGGGAAERVRTAVDRGADVIGVDGAALSDDGTHLLPTSGDVGELVGVAATAGARTEVLFSNYSSSIGDFSPEGATALLSSSANRARVVGELVDLAARLGTDGVQIDLESMRSQDQADLVAFARALRTAVRERLGADAEVSIAMMSSTDPAEYRSRGYDLAGLAPHLDRTVLMTYDQHGPWSDAGTIGSLPWTRKALRTAIAGGLPADRIDVGVAGYGYAWGPGADPAPIPAARASHLAGDRAVWSDRTGEWSATLADGRQLHWSDERSYGVRRDLARELGVHGVAMWSLNLSSLPGR; translated from the coding sequence ATGACGTCTGCCGCGGCGACCGTCGCGGTCGCCGCCCTGCTGCTCGCCGGGTGCAGCGCCGACCGCAACGCCGACGGCAAGGACGACGGGAACGGCGCGGGTAGCGGCATCGAGGGCTACGTCGAACCCGGTGGCGGCGCCGCCGAACGCGTCCGGACCGCGGTCGACCGCGGCGCCGACGTCATCGGCGTCGACGGGGCTGCACTCTCCGACGACGGCACGCACCTGCTGCCGACCTCCGGCGACGTCGGGGAACTCGTCGGTGTGGCCGCGACGGCCGGAGCCCGGACCGAGGTGCTCTTCAGCAACTACTCCTCGAGCATCGGGGACTTCTCGCCCGAGGGCGCCACGGCCCTGTTGTCGTCGTCGGCCAACCGGGCCCGGGTCGTCGGGGAGCTCGTCGACCTGGCTGCGCGACTGGGGACCGACGGCGTGCAGATCGACCTCGAGTCGATGCGCTCCCAGGACCAGGCCGACCTGGTCGCCTTCGCCCGGGCGCTCCGCACGGCGGTCCGCGAGCGGCTCGGGGCGGACGCCGAGGTGTCCATCGCGATGATGTCCTCCACGGACCCGGCCGAGTACCGCTCGCGCGGCTACGACCTGGCCGGGCTCGCGCCGCACCTGGACCGGACCGTGCTGATGACCTACGACCAGCACGGGCCGTGGAGCGACGCCGGGACGATCGGGTCGCTGCCGTGGACACGGAAGGCACTCCGGACCGCGATCGCCGGCGGGCTGCCCGCGGACCGCATCGACGTCGGCGTCGCGGGCTACGGCTACGCCTGGGGTCCCGGCGCGGACCCCGCCCCGATCCCGGCCGCCCGGGCGTCGCACCTGGCCGGCGACCGTGCGGTGTGGTCGGACCGCACCGGGGAGTGGTCGGCGACGCTCGCGGACGGCCGGCAGCTGCACTGGTCGGACGAGCGGTCGTACGGTGTCCGACGCGACCTGGCCCGCGAACTCGGCGTGCACGGGGTCGCGATGTGGTCGCTCAACCTGTCCTCCCTGCCGGGGCGGTGA
- a CDS encoding AAA family ATPase, protein MASVATVVDGKSEAIRTALTVMLAEGHLLVEDVPGVGKTVLAKALGASVGGSVSRIQFTSDMLPSDVTGVNIYDQSSGTFRFSPGPVFANVVIGDEINRTSPKTQSALLEAMAESQVTVDGVTRPLESPFMIVATQNPVDMEGTYPLPEAQRDRFMARIAMGYPSPGAERRMLAARGGHDPLADLRPVVDVDTLRAMIASVRTVHIAADVEAYIVELVRATRMHPDLLLGASPRATLHLAQAARAHAALLGRSFVTPDDVAALAPVVLAHRLVPVARGLGGSAEDTARGIVVRIVSDTAVPFTATPVRS, encoded by the coding sequence ATGGCGTCGGTCGCGACCGTGGTGGACGGCAAGAGCGAGGCGATCCGCACCGCTCTCACCGTGATGCTGGCGGAGGGGCACCTGCTCGTCGAGGACGTCCCCGGCGTCGGCAAGACCGTGCTCGCGAAGGCACTCGGGGCCTCGGTCGGCGGGTCCGTGAGCCGCATCCAGTTCACCTCGGACATGCTCCCCTCGGACGTCACCGGCGTGAACATCTACGACCAGTCGTCCGGCACCTTCCGGTTCTCGCCCGGGCCGGTGTTCGCGAACGTCGTGATCGGCGACGAGATCAACCGCACCAGCCCGAAGACCCAGTCGGCGCTGCTCGAGGCGATGGCGGAGTCGCAGGTCACGGTCGACGGCGTGACCCGACCCCTCGAGTCCCCGTTCATGATCGTCGCGACGCAGAACCCGGTCGACATGGAGGGCACCTACCCCCTGCCGGAGGCGCAGCGCGACCGCTTCATGGCGCGCATCGCGATGGGCTACCCGAGCCCCGGTGCCGAGCGGCGGATGCTCGCGGCCCGCGGTGGTCACGACCCGCTCGCCGACCTGCGTCCGGTCGTCGACGTCGACACGCTCCGCGCGATGATCGCGTCGGTCCGCACGGTGCACATCGCCGCGGACGTCGAGGCCTACATCGTCGAGCTCGTCCGTGCCACCCGCATGCACCCCGACCTGCTGCTCGGCGCGAGCCCGCGGGCGACCCTGCACCTGGCGCAGGCCGCCCGGGCGCACGCGGCGCTCCTCGGCCGGAGCTTTGTCACCCCGGACGACGTCGCCGCCCTGGCCCCGGTGGTCCTGGCACACCGGCTCGTCCCGGTGGCCCGCGGCCTCGGCGGCTCGGCGGAGGACACCGCCCGCGGGATCGTCGTCCGGATCGTCTCCGACACCGCGGTGCCGTTCACCGCGACCCCCGTCCGCTCCTGA